From Bacillus basilensis, a single genomic window includes:
- a CDS encoding ABC transporter ATP-binding protein, whose protein sequence is MLRKFFSYYKPYKGLFILDFSCAVVAGLLELGFPLIVNQFIDKLLPGQNWTLILWACFGLLAVYILNAGLQYVVTYWGHMLGVNIETDMRQKLFDHIQKLSFRFFDNNKTGHLISRLTNDLMEIGEIAHHGPEDLFIAVMTLVGAFSFMMMINWKLALLTFFVIPFLLWLALYFNKKMTGTFRRLFSDVADFNACIENNVGGIRVVQAFGNEKFEKEQFAVNNARFRTTKLMAYKIMALNSSISYMLMRLVTLFVLICGTWFVLQGELTYGGFIGFVLLTNIFFRPIEKINAVIESYPKGIAGFKRYVELLETEPDIVDSKDAMEVKQVHGDIQYNNITFGYENKEPILNDISLNIHAGETVAFVGPSGAGKTTLCSLLPRFYEQSSGSIQIDGIDTKDMTLSSLRKQIGIVQQDVFLFSGTIRENIAYGNLKASEAEIWQAVKRAQLEDLIYSQPDGLDTVIGERGVKLSGGQKQRLAIARMFLKNPPILILDEATSALDTETELAIQKSLAELAAGRTTLVIAHRLATIKNADRIVVVNKDGIAEQGSHDELIERGGGYSRLYEAQFSS, encoded by the coding sequence ATGTTACGTAAATTTTTTTCTTACTATAAACCTTACAAAGGTTTATTTATACTCGACTTTTCTTGTGCAGTCGTCGCAGGATTACTAGAACTTGGCTTCCCGCTTATCGTAAATCAATTTATTGATAAGTTATTGCCAGGGCAAAACTGGACGCTTATTTTATGGGCTTGTTTCGGTTTACTTGCAGTTTATATATTAAATGCAGGTTTGCAATATGTCGTTACATATTGGGGGCATATGCTTGGGGTTAACATTGAAACGGATATGAGGCAGAAATTATTTGATCACATTCAAAAGCTATCATTCAGATTTTTTGACAATAATAAAACAGGTCATTTAATTTCACGTCTTACAAACGACTTAATGGAAATTGGGGAAATTGCTCACCATGGGCCAGAAGATTTATTTATCGCTGTTATGACTTTAGTTGGGGCGTTCTCATTTATGATGATGATCAACTGGAAGTTAGCGCTATTAACGTTCTTCGTCATTCCATTCCTATTATGGTTAGCGCTGTACTTCAACAAAAAAATGACAGGTACGTTTAGACGTTTATTCTCAGACGTTGCTGATTTCAATGCATGTATTGAGAACAACGTTGGTGGTATCCGCGTTGTACAAGCATTCGGAAATGAAAAGTTTGAGAAGGAGCAATTTGCTGTGAACAACGCTCGTTTCCGTACAACGAAATTAATGGCTTATAAAATTATGGCGTTAAATTCGTCAATTAGTTATATGCTCATGCGTCTCGTAACACTCTTCGTCTTAATATGCGGCACATGGTTTGTTCTGCAAGGCGAATTAACGTACGGTGGATTTATCGGATTCGTTCTATTAACGAATATTTTCTTCCGCCCAATTGAAAAAATTAATGCGGTAATTGAAAGCTATCCGAAAGGGATTGCAGGTTTTAAAAGGTATGTAGAGCTTCTTGAAACAGAGCCTGATATTGTAGACTCTAAAGATGCAATGGAAGTGAAGCAAGTACATGGTGATATTCAATATAACAACATTACGTTTGGTTATGAAAACAAAGAACCGATTTTAAATGACATTAGTTTGAACATACATGCAGGTGAAACGGTTGCGTTCGTTGGACCATCAGGAGCTGGAAAAACGACGTTATGTAGCCTGTTACCACGTTTTTATGAACAATCGTCTGGATCGATTCAAATTGATGGTATTGATACGAAAGATATGACGTTATCTTCACTTCGTAAGCAAATTGGAATTGTGCAGCAAGATGTGTTCTTATTCTCAGGAACGATTCGTGAAAATATTGCTTACGGAAATTTAAAGGCTTCAGAAGCTGAAATTTGGCAGGCAGTAAAACGTGCGCAGCTAGAAGATTTAATTTATTCGCAACCAGACGGTTTAGATACTGTTATCGGTGAGCGCGGTGTAAAACTTTCTGGTGGACAGAAGCAACGTTTAGCAATTGCTCGTATGTTCTTGAAAAACCCGCCAATTTTAATACTAGATGAAGCTACTTCCGCACTAGATACTGAGACGGAACTTGCAATTCAAAAATCACTTGCTGAATTAGCAGCTGGCCGTACAACGTTAGTTATCGCTCACAGACTTGCAACGATTAAAAATGCGGATCGAATCGTCGTTGTAAATAAAGATGGTATTGCAGAACAAGGTTCACATGATGAATTAATTGAGCGAGGCGGAGGATACAGTAGGTTATACGAAGCTCAGTTTAGTTCGTAA
- the ftsE gene encoding cell division ATP-binding protein FtsE: MIKMTNVYKEYPNGMKAIAGLTVNIKQGEFVYVVGPSGAGKSTFIKMMYREEKPSTGSINVNGLVIETLAERDVPYFRRQLGVIFQDFKLLPKLTVYENVAFALEVIEEEPDAIRERVTEVLGLVGLEDRADALPSELSGGEQQRVAIARAIVNRPKVVIADEPTGNLDIETALDIMKIFTRINERGTTIVMATHNADIVNTIRHRVIAIEGGKIVRDEIEGGYGYEG, translated from the coding sequence ATGATAAAAATGACGAATGTTTATAAGGAGTACCCGAATGGTATGAAAGCCATTGCTGGTCTCACAGTTAACATTAAACAAGGTGAGTTTGTATACGTAGTTGGACCGAGTGGAGCCGGAAAATCTACATTTATTAAAATGATGTATCGTGAAGAGAAGCCATCTACAGGATCAATTAATGTAAATGGACTTGTTATTGAAACATTGGCAGAAAGAGATGTTCCATATTTCCGTCGTCAATTAGGCGTAATTTTCCAAGATTTTAAATTACTACCTAAATTAACAGTATATGAGAATGTTGCGTTTGCCTTAGAAGTAATTGAAGAAGAACCAGATGCAATTCGTGAGCGTGTAACAGAAGTTTTAGGTCTTGTAGGTCTTGAAGATCGTGCAGACGCACTTCCAAGTGAACTTTCAGGTGGAGAGCAACAACGTGTTGCGATTGCGAGAGCGATTGTAAATCGACCAAAGGTTGTAATTGCCGATGAGCCAACAGGTAACTTAGATATTGAAACAGCTCTAGATATTATGAAGATTTTTACTCGCATTAATGAGCGTGGTACAACAATTGTTATGGCGACGCATAATGCAGATATCGTAAATACAATCCGTCATCGTGTAATCGCGATTGAAGGCGGAAAAATTGTTCGAGACGAGATTGAGGGAGGATACGGATATGAAGGCTAA
- a CDS encoding PDZ domain-containing protein: MVVNGFVEAWIFEIMRAVGRFFLHPAVYVFLISSIFVGYLRMLRERKDFSFKVYDIWFELRTSLFAGVKYGLVVSIITIGLGLVVSKASLWVILLWTLLFGVTAMYRYLSAAYTFSVAMVCVLLSSKLPVSFLQLGDGEESTIVSLAILLGVMLVVEGLLISKNAVGYSTPKIRKGKRGLKIGLHESKRLWIVPIFILVPGDAVTQFISWWPVVSIGSDTYSLFLVPFLIGFMRRIRSYEPTEALLFTGRRVYGLATLVLVLGIASYWWHVLAIIAMGVAMLGRFTISMQEKISDETRPAYFAARNDGLVVLDTIPNTIGAELNLLPGEIITKVNGVVPRSAEEFYDALQTKTTGAFCKLEVLDTNGELRLAQTALYAGGHHELGVVFVQQEHEWDSEAM; encoded by the coding sequence ATGGTGGTGAATGGGTTCGTGGAGGCATGGATTTTTGAAATAATGCGGGCAGTTGGACGTTTTTTCTTACACCCTGCTGTCTATGTATTTTTAATAAGTAGTATCTTCGTTGGATACTTACGTATGTTACGAGAACGAAAGGATTTTTCTTTTAAAGTTTATGATATTTGGTTTGAACTGCGAACGTCTCTATTTGCAGGAGTTAAATACGGATTAGTTGTATCTATTATTACAATTGGACTTGGACTTGTTGTTTCTAAAGCGAGTTTATGGGTCATCTTACTTTGGACATTATTATTTGGAGTAACTGCTATGTATCGATATTTATCAGCAGCTTATACATTTAGTGTCGCGATGGTATGTGTTCTATTATCTTCTAAGCTACCAGTTTCCTTCTTACAGCTTGGAGATGGTGAGGAGAGTACGATTGTATCTCTTGCTATTTTACTAGGCGTCATGCTCGTTGTAGAGGGTTTGTTGATTTCTAAAAATGCAGTAGGATATTCTACGCCGAAGATTAGGAAGGGTAAGCGTGGGCTAAAGATTGGTTTACACGAATCCAAGCGTTTATGGATCGTTCCTATTTTTATTCTTGTACCAGGTGACGCGGTAACGCAGTTTATTTCATGGTGGCCTGTTGTTTCAATCGGTTCTGATACATATTCTCTATTCCTCGTTCCATTTTTAATTGGATTTATGAGAAGGATTAGAAGTTATGAGCCGACGGAAGCTTTATTATTTACAGGAAGACGTGTCTATGGTTTAGCGACACTTGTGCTCGTTTTAGGAATCGCAAGTTATTGGTGGCATGTACTTGCAATTATCGCGATGGGAGTCGCAATGCTTGGGCGTTTCACGATTTCCATGCAAGAAAAAATTTCTGATGAGACAAGACCAGCGTATTTCGCTGCACGTAATGATGGGCTCGTTGTATTAGATACAATCCCGAATACAATTGGTGCAGAGCTGAATTTACTGCCTGGAGAAATTATTACGAAAGTAAATGGAGTCGTTCCAAGAAGTGCTGAGGAATTTTATGATGCACTTCAAACGAAGACGACAGGGGCATTTTGTAAATTAGAAGTATTAGATACAAATGGTGAGCTTCGTCTTGCTCAAACGGCATTGTATGCTGGGGGACATCACGAATTAGGTGTTGTATTTGTTCAGCAGGAGCATGAGTGGGATTCGGAAGCGATGTAA
- the secA gene encoding preprotein translocase subunit SecA — MIGILKKVFDVNQRQIKRMQKTVEQIDALESSIKPLTDEQLKGKTLEFKERLTKGETVDDLLPEAFAVVREAATRVLGMRPYGVQLMGGIALHEGNISEMKTGEGKTLTSTLPVYLNALTGKGVHVVTVNEYLAQRDASEMGQLHEFLGLTVGINLNHMSREEKQEAYAADITYSTNNELGFDYLRDNMVLYKEQCVQRPLHFAIIDEVDSILVDEARTPLIISGQAQKSTELYMFANAFVRTLENEKEYSFDVKTKNVMLTEDGITKAEKAFHIENLFDLKHVALLHHINQALRAHVVMHRDTDYVVQEGEIVIVDQFTGRLMKGRRYSEGLHQAIEAKEGVEIQNESMTLATITFQNYFRMYEKLSGMTGTAKTEEEEFRSIYNMNVIVIPTNKPIVRDDRADLIFKSMEGKFNAVVEDIVNRHKQGQPVLVGTVAIETSELISKMLTRKGVRHNILNAKNHAREADIIAEAGMKGAVTIATNMAGRGTDIKLGEDIKNVGLAVIGTERHESRRIDNQLRGRAGRQGDPGVTQFYLSMEDELMRRFGSDNMKAMMDRLGMDDSQPIESKMVSRAVESAQKRVEGNNYDARKQLLQYDDVLRQQREVIYKQRQEVMESENLRGIIEGMMKSTVERAVALHTQEEIEEDWNIKGLVDYLNTNLLQEGDVKEEELRRLAPEEMSEPIIAKLIERYNDKEKLMPEEQMREFEKVVVFRVVDTKWTEHIDAMDHLREGIHLRAYGQIDPLREYQMEGFAMFESMIASIEEEIARYIMKAEIEQNLERQEVVQGEAVHPSSDGEEAKKKPVVKGDQVGRNDLCKCGSGKKYKNCCGIGK, encoded by the coding sequence ATGATCGGTATTTTAAAAAAGGTGTTTGATGTAAATCAACGCCAAATTAAACGTATGCAGAAGACAGTTGAGCAAATTGATGCATTAGAGTCATCTATTAAGCCATTAACTGATGAACAATTAAAAGGGAAGACGCTTGAATTTAAAGAACGTCTAACAAAAGGTGAAACAGTAGATGATCTACTACCTGAAGCTTTTGCGGTTGTTCGTGAAGCTGCGACTCGTGTTCTTGGAATGCGTCCGTATGGCGTACAGTTAATGGGTGGTATTGCCTTACATGAAGGGAATATCTCTGAGATGAAAACGGGTGAAGGTAAAACGTTAACATCTACATTACCTGTATATTTAAATGCTTTAACAGGAAAAGGTGTTCACGTTGTTACAGTTAATGAATACTTAGCGCAACGTGATGCGAGCGAAATGGGACAACTTCATGAGTTCCTAGGCTTAACAGTAGGAATTAACTTAAACCATATGTCACGAGAAGAGAAACAAGAGGCTTATGCTGCTGATATTACGTATAGCACGAATAACGAGCTTGGATTCGATTACTTACGTGATAACATGGTGTTATATAAAGAGCAGTGCGTTCAACGTCCACTTCACTTTGCTATTATCGATGAAGTCGATTCTATCTTAGTCGATGAAGCACGTACGCCACTTATTATTTCTGGACAAGCTCAAAAATCAACAGAGCTATACATGTTTGCAAATGCATTCGTTCGTACATTAGAAAATGAAAAAGAATATTCATTTGATGTGAAGACGAAAAATGTAATGTTAACAGAAGATGGTATTACGAAAGCTGAGAAAGCTTTCCATATTGAAAACTTATTCGATTTAAAACATGTAGCACTTCTTCACCACATTAATCAGGCGCTTCGTGCACACGTTGTTATGCATCGTGATACAGATTATGTTGTACAAGAAGGCGAAATCGTAATTGTAGACCAATTTACTGGTCGTCTTATGAAAGGTCGTCGTTATAGTGAAGGTTTACACCAAGCTATCGAGGCAAAAGAAGGCGTAGAAATTCAAAATGAAAGTATGACGCTTGCGACAATTACGTTCCAGAACTACTTCCGTATGTACGAAAAGTTATCTGGTATGACTGGTACAGCGAAAACAGAGGAAGAAGAATTCCGTAGCATTTATAATATGAACGTTATCGTAATTCCAACAAATAAACCGATTGTCCGTGATGACCGTGCTGATTTAATCTTCAAATCAATGGAGGGTAAATTTAATGCTGTTGTTGAGGATATTGTAAATCGTCATAAACAAGGACAACCTGTTCTTGTCGGTACAGTTGCAATTGAAACATCAGAGCTTATTTCAAAAATGTTAACGCGTAAAGGTGTACGTCATAACATTTTAAATGCGAAAAACCATGCGCGTGAAGCAGATATCATTGCAGAAGCTGGTATGAAAGGCGCTGTAACGATTGCGACGAACATGGCGGGTCGTGGTACGGATATTAAGCTTGGAGAAGATATTAAAAACGTTGGTTTAGCAGTTATCGGTACAGAGCGTCACGAAAGTCGTCGTATTGATAATCAGTTACGTGGTCGTGCTGGTCGTCAAGGGGACCCTGGTGTTACGCAGTTCTACTTATCGATGGAAGATGAATTAATGCGCCGCTTCGGTTCAGATAACATGAAAGCAATGATGGATCGTCTTGGTATGGATGATTCTCAGCCAATCGAAAGTAAAATGGTTTCTCGTGCAGTAGAATCTGCGCAAAAACGTGTAGAAGGAAATAACTATGATGCACGTAAGCAGTTACTACAATACGATGATGTACTTCGTCAGCAACGTGAAGTTATTTACAAACAGCGTCAAGAAGTAATGGAGTCTGAGAACTTACGCGGCATTATTGAAGGTATGATGAAATCTACAGTAGAGCGTGCGGTTGCACTTCATACACAAGAAGAAATTGAAGAAGATTGGAACATTAAAGGTCTTGTTGACTACTTAAATACAAACCTTCTGCAAGAAGGAGATGTGAAAGAAGAAGAATTACGTCGTCTTGCTCCAGAGGAAATGAGCGAGCCAATTATCGCGAAATTAATAGAGCGTTACAATGACAAAGAAAAGCTAATGCCAGAAGAGCAAATGCGTGAGTTCGAAAAAGTTGTTGTATTCCGTGTTGTAGATACGAAATGGACAGAGCATATTGATGCGATGGATCACCTTCGTGAAGGTATTCATTTACGTGCTTACGGTCAAATCGATCCACTTCGTGAGTATCAAATGGAAGGATTCGCAATGTTCGAATCAATGATTGCTTCTATTGAAGAAGAAATCGCTCGTTACATTATGAAAGCTGAAATCGAACAAAACTTAGAGCGTCAAGAAGTTGTTCAAGGTGAAGCTGTTCATCCATCTAGCGATGGCGAAGAGGCAAAGAAAAAACCAGTTGTAAAAGGTGACCAAGTGGGCCGCAACGATTTATGTAAATGTGGTAGCGGTAAAAAATATAAAAACTGCTGTGGTATCGGGAAGTAA
- the prfB gene encoding peptide chain release factor 2 (programmed frameshift): protein MELVEIRQELEKMAKRLAAFRGSLDLPTKEKQIAELEEKMMGAGFWDDQQGAQVVINEANALKDMVGKFRQLDETFENLEVTHELLKEEYDEDLHEELESEVKGLIQEMNEYELQLLLSDPYDKNNAILELHPGAGGTESQDWGSMLLRMYTRWAEKRGFKVETVDYLPGDEAGIKSVTLLIKGHNAYGYLKAEKGVHRLVRISPFDSSGRRHTSFVSCEVVPEFNDEVEIEVRTEDLKIDTYRASGAGGQHVNTTDSAVRITHTPTNTVVTCQSERSQIKNREHAMKMLKAKLYQKKLEEQQAQLDEIRGEQKEIGWGSQIRSYVFHPYSLVKDHRTNTEVGNVQAVMDGEIDPFIDAYLRSRI from the exons ATGGAATTAGTAGAAATTAGACAGGAATTAGAGAAAATGGCTAAGAGATTAGCGGCTTTTAGGGGGTCTCTT GACCTCCCTACTAAGGAGAAACAAATTGCAGAATTAGAAGAGAAAATGATGGGTGCAGGATTTTGGGATGACCAACAAGGCGCACAAGTTGTAATTAACGAAGCAAATGCACTGAAAGATATGGTTGGGAAGTTCCGTCAGTTAGATGAGACATTCGAAAATTTAGAAGTCACGCATGAGCTTTTAAAAGAAGAGTATGATGAAGATTTACATGAGGAGCTTGAATCAGAAGTAAAAGGCTTAATTCAAGAAATGAATGAGTATGAACTTCAGTTATTATTAAGCGATCCTTATGATAAAAATAATGCAATTTTAGAATTACACCCAGGTGCTGGTGGAACAGAGTCACAAGACTGGGGTTCTATGTTACTACGTATGTACACACGTTGGGCTGAAAAACGTGGCTTTAAAGTAGAAACAGTTGACTACTTACCAGGTGACGAAGCTGGTATTAAGAGTGTTACTTTATTAATTAAAGGTCATAACGCTTACGGTTACTTAAAGGCAGAGAAAGGTGTACATCGTCTTGTGCGTATTTCGCCATTCGATTCTTCAGGCCGTCGTCATACATCGTTCGTATCTTGTGAAGTTGTACCTGAATTCAATGATGAAGTTGAAATTGAAGTGCGTACGGAAGACTTGAAAATTGATACGTACCGCGCAAGTGGAGCTGGTGGACAGCACGTTAATACGACAGATTCAGCAGTTCGTATTACGCATACACCGACAAATACGGTTGTAACGTGTCAGTCAGAGCGTTCTCAAATTAAAAACCGTGAGCACGCGATGAAAATGTTAAAAGCGAAATTATATCAAAAGAAATTGGAAGAGCAACAGGCACAATTAGATGAGATTCGTGGAGAGCAAAAAGAAATCGGATGGGGTAGCCAAATCCGTTCTTACGTATTCCACCCATATTCTCTTGTGAAAGACCACCGTACAAATACAGAGGTTGGTAACGTGCAAGCAGTTATGGATGGAGAAATTGATCCGTTTATTGATGCTTACTTACGTTCTCGCATTTAA
- the ftsX gene encoding permease-like cell division protein FtsX, with amino-acid sequence MKAKTLSRHLREGVKNLSRNGWMTFASVSAVTVTLLLVGVFLTAIMNMNHFATKVEQDVEIRVHIDPAAKEADQKKLEDDMSKIAKVDSIKYSSKEEELKSLIKSLGDSGKAFELFEQDNPLKNVFIVKAKEPTDTATIAKKIEKMQFVSNVQYGKGQVEKLFDTVKTGRNIGIALIAGLLFTAMFLISNTIKITIYARSTEIEIMKLVGATNWFIRWPFLLEGLFLGVLGSIIPIGLILVTYNSLQSVFNEKLGGTIFELLPYSPFVFQLAGLLVLIGALIGMWGSVMSIRRFLKV; translated from the coding sequence ATGAAGGCTAAGACCCTTAGTCGACATTTGCGAGAAGGTGTAAAAAATCTATCCCGTAACGGATGGATGACGTTTGCTTCTGTTAGTGCAGTAACAGTTACATTATTACTTGTAGGTGTCTTTTTAACAGCCATTATGAATATGAACCATTTTGCGACGAAGGTAGAGCAAGATGTTGAGATTCGTGTACACATTGATCCAGCAGCAAAAGAAGCTGATCAAAAGAAATTAGAAGATGATATGAGTAAGATTGCAAAAGTAGACTCTATTAAATATTCTTCTAAAGAAGAAGAACTAAAAAGCTTAATTAAAAGCTTAGGCGACAGCGGAAAAGCGTTTGAGTTATTTGAACAAGATAACCCATTGAAAAACGTATTTATTGTAAAAGCAAAAGAACCAACAGATACAGCAACAATTGCGAAAAAGATTGAAAAAATGCAGTTTGTAAGTAACGTTCAATACGGTAAAGGTCAAGTTGAAAAATTATTTGATACTGTAAAAACAGGACGTAATATCGGGATTGCACTAATTGCTGGTCTTTTATTCACAGCGATGTTCTTAATCTCTAACACAATTAAAATTACAATTTATGCTCGTAGTACAGAAATCGAAATTATGAAACTTGTAGGTGCAACAAACTGGTTTATTCGTTGGCCGTTTCTATTAGAAGGATTATTCCTAGGAGTATTAGGATCAATTATTCCAATTGGCCTAATTTTAGTTACGTATAATTCACTGCAAAGTGTATTTAACGAAAAACTTGGCGGAACAATTTTCGAGCTTCTACCATATAGTCCTTTCGTATTCCAATTAGCTGGTTTACTAGTATTAATTGGGGCTTTAATCGGTATGTGGGGAAGTGTAATGTCAATTCGTCGCTTCTTAAAAGTATAA
- the cccB gene encoding cytochrome c551, which translates to MKKKLLAIALGTSVVFALGACGNKEESKPSKQSASTDSPEQIYQKSCIGCHAKDLSGATGPDLRKVGQKYDAAEIEKIIEKGRGSMSPGIIQGEDAKKVAEWLAEHK; encoded by the coding sequence GTGAAAAAGAAATTGTTGGCTATTGCGCTAGGAACATCAGTCGTTTTTGCTTTAGGAGCGTGTGGAAATAAAGAAGAGAGTAAGCCTTCGAAACAATCTGCAAGCACAGATAGCCCAGAGCAAATTTATCAAAAAAGTTGTATAGGTTGTCACGCGAAAGATTTATCAGGAGCAACTGGACCAGATTTACGAAAAGTAGGACAGAAATATGACGCAGCAGAGATTGAAAAGATTATTGAAAAAGGCCGCGGTTCTATGTCACCAGGAATCATTCAAGGTGAAGATGCGAAAAAAGTAGCTGAATGGTTAGCTGAACATAAATAA
- a CDS encoding S41 family peptidase, translated as MPFATPPVCFGKGNSALKRRVAIIGMVVAFLIGAGGMFAGMSLFGVNPAEVTQTISSGDASTAQGNLAKINEAYALIDSRYVEDVKDDKLVEGAIQGMLSTLKDPYSTYMDKETAKQFSESLDPELEGIGAEVNKTDGKLIIVSPIKGSPAEKIGIKPNDQILSVDGNSVKDLSREEAVLKIRGKKGTTVAIEIKRAGVADPIVFKIKREKIPIFTVFSSVKQESGKDIGYMQITSFAENTAKEFKDQLKELEKKNIKGLVIDVRGNPGGYLNSVEEILGEIMTDKKPMLQVEQRNGEKKKFSTELKERKSYPISVLIDNGSASASEILAGALKEGEGYDLIGEKTFGKGTVQQAVPFKDGSNIKLTMFKWLTPDGNWIHKKGIAPTVEVKQPDYYHATPIQIEKTLSYNSNDVQVKHAQEMLKSLGYVPGREDGYFSKETESALKAFQNANEMEATGQLDKKTAEAIQTKIIEKIRSGENDLQLQSALKLIAK; from the coding sequence ATGCCTTTTGCTACACCACCTGTGTGTTTTGGAAAGGGGAATTCCGCATTGAAACGTAGAGTTGCAATTATTGGAATGGTTGTTGCATTTTTAATTGGTGCTGGCGGAATGTTTGCAGGTATGTCTTTATTTGGGGTTAACCCAGCAGAAGTGACGCAAACAATTTCGAGTGGAGACGCTAGCACTGCGCAAGGGAATTTGGCAAAAATTAATGAGGCGTATGCACTAATTGATTCACGTTATGTGGAAGACGTGAAGGATGACAAGTTAGTCGAAGGTGCAATACAAGGTATGTTGTCTACGCTGAAGGACCCTTATTCCACGTATATGGATAAAGAAACGGCTAAACAGTTTAGTGAATCGCTTGATCCTGAGCTAGAGGGGATTGGGGCTGAGGTGAACAAAACGGACGGTAAGCTTATTATCGTATCACCAATTAAAGGCTCACCGGCAGAAAAGATTGGAATTAAACCGAATGACCAAATTTTATCTGTAGATGGAAATAGTGTGAAAGATTTATCACGTGAAGAAGCAGTATTAAAGATTCGTGGTAAAAAAGGAACGACTGTCGCGATTGAAATTAAGCGTGCAGGAGTAGCTGATCCGATTGTATTTAAAATTAAGCGTGAAAAAATTCCAATCTTCACAGTGTTTAGTTCTGTGAAACAAGAGAGCGGAAAAGATATCGGTTATATGCAAATCACTTCCTTTGCTGAAAATACAGCGAAAGAATTTAAGGATCAGTTAAAAGAGTTAGAGAAGAAAAACATAAAAGGCTTAGTTATTGATGTGCGTGGTAATCCTGGTGGCTACTTAAATAGTGTAGAAGAGATACTAGGGGAAATTATGACGGATAAAAAGCCGATGCTACAAGTAGAGCAACGAAATGGTGAGAAGAAGAAATTCTCTACGGAATTGAAAGAGAGAAAATCATATCCAATTTCAGTATTAATTGATAATGGAAGTGCTTCTGCTTCAGAGATTTTAGCGGGTGCGCTAAAAGAGGGAGAAGGATACGATTTAATTGGTGAAAAAACGTTTGGTAAAGGTACTGTTCAGCAAGCCGTTCCATTTAAAGATGGCAGCAACATCAAACTAACGATGTTTAAATGGTTAACACCGGATGGAAACTGGATTCATAAAAAAGGAATCGCGCCAACCGTAGAAGTGAAGCAACCGGATTATTATCATGCGACACCAATTCAAATTGAAAAGACACTTTCATATAATTCAAATGATGTACAAGTAAAGCACGCGCAAGAAATGCTTAAGAGCTTAGGATATGTACCAGGACGTGAAGATGGATACTTTAGTAAAGAGACAGAATCAGCGCTGAAAGCATTCCAAAATGCGAATGAGATGGAAGCGACAGGACAGCTAGATAAAAAGACAGCTGAGGCGATTCAAACGAAAATTATTGAAAAAATCCGTTCTGGAGAAAATGATCTACAATTACAATCAGCATTAAAATTAATAGCGAAATAA